From a single Streptomyces sp. NBC_00377 genomic region:
- a CDS encoding amidase, which translates to MTSWVGRTAVEIAAAVRAKEVTPREVVAEHLARIERLDGRIGAFRTVRARAALAEADALAARGDLDGLSLAGVPVAVKDNLGVRGESTRVGSAATPDTPADADHVTVARLRAAGAVVVGLTNVPELCVFGTTEGVHGTARNPWDTSRTAGGSSGGSAAAVAAGLVPIALGNDGMGSLRIPAANCGLVTIKPGHGVVPAGIGNGDWFGMSENGPLATTVEDARLMLSVLADTDVAAVEEPGALKIAVSVRSPLAGVTVSKPYTGAAREAAGVLVRAGHHVERAEPPYPLSLGVTSLAHWTAGTAVDAASLDARLLTRRTRVHAALGRRFLPGVRRGSARDVLRGRLEPFFAQYDVLLTPALARRSPKSAPWDERGWLRNVLVNTNYSPLTPPWNLTGWPAMAVPFGTLPSGAPTAVQLVSRPGREGELLRLAGQLEELRPWRRTAPLD; encoded by the coding sequence GTGACCAGCTGGGTCGGCCGGACCGCCGTCGAGATCGCCGCCGCCGTACGCGCGAAGGAGGTCACGCCGCGCGAGGTGGTGGCCGAGCACCTGGCACGGATCGAGCGGCTGGACGGCCGGATCGGGGCCTTCCGTACGGTGCGGGCCCGGGCGGCCCTGGCGGAGGCCGACGCGCTGGCCGCCCGCGGTGACCTGGACGGGCTGTCACTGGCCGGGGTGCCGGTGGCGGTCAAGGACAACCTCGGCGTGCGGGGCGAGTCGACCCGGGTGGGCTCGGCCGCGACGCCGGACACCCCGGCCGACGCCGACCATGTCACGGTGGCCCGGCTGCGGGCGGCCGGTGCGGTGGTCGTGGGCCTGACCAACGTGCCGGAGCTGTGTGTCTTCGGCACCACGGAGGGCGTGCACGGCACGGCCCGCAACCCCTGGGACACCTCCCGCACGGCGGGCGGCTCGTCGGGCGGCAGCGCGGCCGCGGTCGCCGCCGGCCTGGTGCCGATCGCCCTCGGCAACGACGGCATGGGGTCGCTGCGCATCCCGGCGGCCAACTGCGGCCTGGTGACCATCAAGCCGGGCCACGGGGTGGTACCGGCCGGCATCGGGAACGGCGACTGGTTCGGGATGTCCGAGAACGGTCCGCTCGCGACGACGGTCGAGGACGCCCGGCTGATGCTGTCGGTCCTGGCGGACACCGACGTCGCGGCGGTCGAGGAGCCCGGTGCGCTCAAGATCGCCGTGTCCGTGCGCAGCCCGCTGGCCGGGGTCACGGTGAGCAAGCCGTACACGGGCGCGGCGCGGGAAGCGGCCGGGGTGCTGGTCCGGGCGGGCCATCACGTGGAGCGGGCCGAGCCGCCCTACCCACTGTCGCTGGGTGTGACGTCGCTCGCGCACTGGACGGCGGGCACGGCCGTGGACGCCGCGAGTCTGGACGCCCGGCTGCTGACCCGGCGCACCCGGGTGCACGCGGCATTGGGCCGGCGCTTCCTGCCGGGGGTGCGGCGCGGCTCGGCACGGGACGTCCTGCGCGGGCGTCTCGAGCCGTTCTTCGCGCAGTACGACGTGCTGCTCACGCCCGCGCTGGCCCGGCGGTCTCCGAAGTCGGCGCCGTGGGACGAGCGGGGCTGGCTGCGCAACGTCCTGGTGAACACGAACTACTCGCCGCTGACCCCACCGTGGAACCTGACGGGCTGGCCGGCGATGGCGGTCCCCTTCGGCACCCTGCCGTCCGGTGCTCCGACCGCCGTGCAGCTGGTGAGCCGGCCGGGGCGGGAAGGCGAACTGCTTCGGCTGGCCGGACAGTTGGAGGAGCTGCGTCCGTGGCGGCGGACGGCTCCGCTCGACTGA
- a CDS encoding sigma-70 family RNA polymerase sigma factor: protein MTAGTALNARTTTAEHELAALQREHGRPLFALLLRLCDGDRQRAEDLVQETLVRAWQHPEALRADTFDSVRPWLLTVGRRLAIDARRARQARPAEVGDAVLENAPVCADHAERAAAALDVREAVKTLTPEHREVLVLVYFQGASVAEAAAALGIPPGTVKSRAYYALRALRRVLPGYAADLR from the coding sequence ATGACCGCCGGAACCGCCCTCAACGCCAGGACGACGACCGCCGAACACGAGCTGGCCGCACTCCAGCGCGAGCACGGCCGACCCCTGTTCGCGCTGCTGCTGAGGCTGTGTGACGGCGACCGCCAGCGCGCCGAGGACCTCGTCCAGGAGACCCTCGTACGCGCCTGGCAGCATCCCGAGGCCCTGCGCGCCGACACCTTCGACTCCGTACGGCCCTGGCTGCTCACCGTCGGCCGGCGGCTCGCGATCGACGCGCGGCGGGCCCGCCAGGCACGGCCTGCGGAGGTCGGCGACGCCGTACTGGAGAACGCGCCCGTCTGCGCCGACCACGCCGAACGGGCGGCCGCCGCCCTCGATGTGCGCGAGGCTGTGAAGACACTCACTCCGGAGCACCGTGAAGTCCTGGTGCTGGTGTATTTCCAGGGGGCCAGTGTGGCGGAGGCCGCCGCGGCGCTCGGGATCCCGCCCGGTACGGTGAAGTCCCGCGCGTACTACGCGCTGCGCGCCCTGCGCCGGGTGCTTCCGGGATATGCGGCCGACCTGCGCTGA
- a CDS encoding aldo/keto reductase — protein MRSLGRSGVPVSPLAFGAAVIGNLFTEVGEEQAHTAVAAAWQQGIRYFDTAPHYGLGLSERRLGAALRAHPRAQYTLSTKVGRLLEPADRGGDDLADGFAVPATHRRVWDFSADGVRRSLEASLERLGLDRVDVVYLHDPDDHAEQAFREGYPALEKLRSEGVVGAIGAGMNQAEMLTRFVRDTDVDVVLCAGRYTLLDQRAAADLLPAAVERGVSVVVGGAFNSGLLADPGPDATFDYTRAPGELLDRALRMKETADRHGITLRAAALAFCAAHPAVASVLVGTRSAAEVRDCAEQFATPVPAAFWRELRDTGLLTSEEPS, from the coding sequence GTGAGAAGCCTCGGACGCAGCGGCGTCCCGGTCAGCCCGCTCGCCTTCGGCGCCGCCGTCATCGGCAACCTCTTCACCGAGGTCGGCGAGGAGCAGGCCCACACGGCGGTGGCCGCCGCCTGGCAGCAGGGCATCCGCTACTTCGACACGGCACCGCACTACGGCCTCGGCCTGTCCGAACGCCGTCTGGGCGCGGCCCTGCGCGCGCACCCCCGTGCGCAGTACACCCTCTCGACCAAGGTGGGCCGCCTGCTGGAACCGGCCGACCGGGGCGGCGACGACCTGGCCGACGGCTTCGCCGTCCCCGCCACCCACCGCCGGGTGTGGGACTTCAGCGCCGACGGCGTACGGCGCTCCCTGGAGGCCAGCCTGGAACGGCTCGGCCTCGACCGGGTGGACGTCGTCTACCTCCACGACCCCGACGACCACGCCGAACAGGCCTTCCGCGAGGGCTACCCGGCGCTGGAGAAGCTGCGCTCGGAAGGCGTCGTCGGGGCGATCGGCGCCGGGATGAACCAGGCGGAGATGCTCACGCGTTTCGTGCGGGACACGGACGTCGACGTGGTGCTGTGCGCGGGCCGCTACACGCTGCTCGACCAGCGGGCCGCAGCCGACCTGCTGCCCGCCGCCGTCGAGCGGGGGGTGTCGGTGGTGGTCGGGGGCGCCTTCAACTCCGGTCTGCTGGCCGACCCCGGGCCGGACGCCACGTTCGACTACACACGGGCGCCCGGCGAGCTGCTGGACCGGGCCCTGCGCATGAAGGAGACCGCCGACCGGCACGGCATCACCCTGCGGGCCGCCGCCCTGGCGTTCTGTGCCGCCCACCCGGCCGTCGCGAGCGTCCTGGTGGGCACCCGCTCGGCGGCCGAGGTACGGGACTGCGCCGAACAGTTCGCGACTCCCGTCCCCGCCGCCTTCTGGCGGGAACTGCGGGACACGGGCCTGCTCACCTCCGAGGAGCCGTCATGA
- a CDS encoding SDR family NAD(P)-dependent oxidoreductase has translation MSDFEGLTALVTGGASGIGRATAELLAERGARVAVLDLDPSGVAEPALGLRADVTDDASVRAAVEATVAGLGGLDVLVNNAGIGAQGTVEDNDDAAWHRVFDVNVVGMVRTARAALPHLRRSSHAAIVNTCSIAATAGLPQRALYSATKGAVYSLTLAMAADHVREGIRVNCVNPGTADTPWVGRLLDAADDPAAERTALEARQPTGRLVRAAEVAGAIAYLASPLSGATTGTALAVDGGMQGLRLRPVAQ, from the coding sequence GTGAGCGACTTCGAAGGGCTGACGGCCCTGGTGACGGGGGGCGCCTCCGGCATCGGCCGGGCGACCGCGGAGCTCCTGGCCGAGCGCGGCGCCCGGGTCGCCGTCCTCGACCTGGACCCCTCGGGCGTGGCCGAGCCCGCTCTCGGGCTTCGCGCCGACGTCACCGACGACGCCTCCGTGCGGGCGGCGGTGGAGGCCACCGTCGCCGGCCTCGGCGGGCTGGACGTCCTGGTCAACAACGCGGGCATCGGCGCGCAGGGCACGGTCGAGGACAATGACGACGCCGCATGGCACCGGGTCTTCGACGTCAACGTCGTCGGCATGGTCCGCACGGCCCGCGCCGCCCTGCCGCACCTGAGGCGCTCCTCGCACGCGGCGATCGTCAACACGTGCTCCATCGCCGCCACCGCCGGCCTGCCGCAGCGCGCGCTCTACAGCGCGACCAAGGGCGCGGTGTACTCGCTGACCCTCGCCATGGCCGCCGACCACGTCCGCGAGGGCATCCGCGTCAACTGCGTCAACCCCGGCACCGCGGACACCCCGTGGGTGGGCCGGCTGCTCGACGCGGCCGACGACCCGGCCGCCGAACGCACCGCCCTGGAGGCCCGTCAGCCCACCGGCCGGCTGGTCAGGGCCGCGGAGGTCGCCGGCGCCATCGCCTATCTCGCGAGCCCGCTGTCCGGCGCCACCACCGGCACCGCCCTCGCCGTCGACGGCGGGATGCAGGGCCTGCGGCTGCGGCCGGTGGCCCAGTGA
- a CDS encoding SpoIIE family protein phosphatase produces MADRGASALSLPDDWPAHPDPILALNRMGSFDWDLDSGQFHMDACAHEIFDLRPDEYDGDPVTLAVRVPPAEGIRLDELVAQAIKDGSENYGAYFRMRLRDGTLRWTHTQGYIRRDGTGRPRRIVGIVRDATDELSDLAARRDEADLDDARREQTNVVQLTTAALAHARTVRDVIDVLKDTHGLTHLGATSLVMGLVEAGRIRLIAEGPEGSFVPGTLVTRLDEPYPMSEVVRTLTPRFIESPEEFARGYPVLWPHLSDLKITSAAYLPLIVQARPIGAMGLLYSDRRGFTPEDRNILVALGSSIAQSLQRAMFYEQEKDIAQGLQQAMLPRTIPSVPGADVAVRYRAATIGGSQGRDIGGDWYDLIPLPGGAPSGGGRVGAVIGDVQGHDTHAAAVMGQLRIVLRAYAAEGHTPATVMARASVFLHELDTDRFATCLYAEADLSTGVVQVVRAGHIDPLLRGPDGTCRRLPLPGGLPLGLSAEFGSLEYPVGTVELDPGHTLLLCTDGLVEQPGADLDDGMKALSALIAAGPEDVRQLADQLIEVAEERGGDDDVALLLLRRRGPDSPQAGNRLQQHVAPGDPEALSEARHMIRAAVRTWGAGDRSDEVELVADELITNALMHTEGAAIVTLRVLTGTEHRLRVEVEDTSSALPRRREAGESGVSGRGLLLVDRLADAWGVEARGGGKCVWCEFVMPERS; encoded by the coding sequence ATGGCTGATCGGGGAGCGAGCGCCCTGTCCCTCCCGGACGACTGGCCCGCCCACCCGGATCCGATCCTGGCGCTCAACCGTATGGGCAGCTTCGACTGGGACCTGGACTCGGGGCAGTTCCACATGGACGCCTGCGCCCACGAGATCTTCGACCTGCGGCCCGACGAGTACGACGGCGACCCCGTCACCCTCGCCGTCCGGGTCCCGCCGGCCGAGGGCATCCGCCTCGACGAGCTGGTCGCCCAGGCCATCAAGGACGGCAGCGAGAACTACGGCGCCTACTTCCGCATGCGGCTGCGCGACGGCACCCTGCGCTGGACCCACACCCAGGGATACATCCGGCGCGACGGGACCGGCCGCCCGCGTCGCATCGTGGGCATCGTGCGGGACGCCACCGACGAGCTCAGCGATCTCGCCGCCCGCCGCGACGAGGCCGACCTCGACGACGCGCGCCGCGAGCAGACCAACGTCGTCCAGCTCACCACGGCGGCGCTGGCGCACGCCCGCACCGTGCGCGACGTCATCGACGTCCTCAAGGACACCCACGGCCTCACCCACCTCGGCGCGACAAGCCTGGTCATGGGCCTGGTCGAGGCCGGCCGCATCCGGCTGATCGCCGAGGGCCCGGAGGGCAGCTTCGTGCCCGGCACGCTGGTCACCCGCCTCGACGAGCCCTATCCGATGAGCGAGGTCGTGCGGACCCTGACGCCCCGCTTCATCGAGTCGCCGGAGGAGTTCGCCCGCGGCTACCCCGTGCTGTGGCCGCACCTCAGCGATCTGAAGATCACCTCGGCGGCCTATCTGCCGCTCATCGTGCAGGCCCGCCCGATCGGCGCGATGGGCCTGCTCTACAGCGACCGCCGGGGCTTCACCCCGGAGGACCGCAACATACTGGTCGCCCTGGGGAGCAGCATCGCGCAGAGCCTGCAACGGGCCATGTTCTACGAACAGGAGAAGGACATCGCGCAGGGCCTCCAGCAGGCCATGCTGCCGCGCACCATCCCCAGCGTCCCCGGCGCCGACGTCGCCGTCCGCTACCGCGCCGCCACCATCGGCGGCTCCCAGGGCCGGGACATCGGCGGCGACTGGTACGACCTGATCCCGCTCCCCGGGGGCGCCCCCTCCGGGGGAGGCCGGGTCGGAGCCGTCATCGGCGACGTCCAGGGCCATGACACCCATGCCGCCGCCGTGATGGGCCAGCTGCGCATCGTCCTGAGGGCCTACGCGGCCGAGGGCCACACCCCGGCCACCGTGATGGCCCGCGCCTCCGTCTTCCTGCACGAACTCGACACCGACCGCTTCGCCACCTGCCTGTACGCGGAGGCCGACCTCTCCACGGGGGTCGTCCAGGTGGTGCGCGCCGGTCATATCGACCCCCTGCTGCGCGGCCCCGACGGGACCTGCCGGCGCCTCCCGCTGCCCGGCGGGCTGCCGCTCGGCCTGTCCGCCGAGTTCGGCAGCCTCGAGTACCCGGTCGGCACGGTGGAGCTCGACCCAGGTCACACCCTGCTGCTGTGCACCGACGGCCTGGTGGAGCAGCCCGGCGCCGACCTGGACGACGGCATGAAGGCCCTCTCCGCCCTGATCGCCGCGGGCCCCGAGGACGTCCGCCAGCTCGCCGACCAGCTCATCGAGGTCGCCGAGGAGCGCGGCGGCGACGACGACGTGGCGCTGCTGCTGCTGCGCCGGCGCGGCCCCGACAGTCCCCAGGCCGGGAACCGGCTCCAGCAGCATGTGGCGCCCGGCGACCCCGAGGCGCTCAGCGAGGCCCGGCACATGATCCGCGCGGCCGTCCGTACCTGGGGCGCCGGGGACCGCTCCGACGAGGTCGAACTGGTCGCCGACGAGCTGATCACCAACGCGCTCATGCACACCGAGGGCGCCGCGATCGTCACCCTGCGGGTGCTCACCGGCACCGAGCACCGGCTGCGCGTCGAGGTGGAGGACACTTCCAGCGCCCTCCCGCGCCGCCGTGAGGCGGGCGAGTCGGGGGTCTCCGGGCGGGGTCTGCTGCTGGTGGACCGGCTCGCCGATGCCTGGGGCGTGGAGGCGCGCGGCGGCGGAAAGTGCGTCTGGTGCGAGTTCGTGATGCCGGAGCGGAGCTGA
- a CDS encoding amidohydrolase family protein, whose translation MTVDAHHHLWDLSVRDQDWIAEGSPLRRDFTVGDLAPQARAAGVDRTVLVQTVTVAAETPEFLALAAANDLVAGVVGWTDLTRPDIAEELARLRELPGGRHLKGIRHQVQGEPDPRWLLRDDVLRGLAAVAAAGLVHDLVVLPHQLPACVEAAARLPGLTFVLDHLGKPPIASGVLEPWASRVRALAALPNTVCKLSGMVTEADPASWTAEDLRPYADTVLEAFGPARLMFGSDWPVCTPTASYGEVLELARQLTDPATHTEIFGATAVRVYDL comes from the coding sequence ATGACCGTCGACGCGCACCACCACCTCTGGGATCTCTCGGTACGGGACCAGGACTGGATCGCCGAAGGCAGCCCGCTGCGGCGGGACTTCACCGTCGGGGACCTCGCACCGCAGGCCCGCGCGGCCGGTGTCGACCGTACGGTCCTCGTCCAGACGGTCACCGTGGCCGCGGAGACCCCCGAGTTCCTGGCGCTCGCCGCCGCGAACGACCTGGTCGCCGGGGTCGTCGGCTGGACCGACCTCACCCGCCCGGACATCGCCGAGGAACTCGCCCGGCTGAGGGAGCTGCCCGGCGGCCGCCACCTCAAGGGCATCCGCCACCAGGTCCAGGGCGAGCCGGACCCGCGATGGCTGCTGCGGGACGACGTACTGCGCGGACTCGCCGCCGTGGCCGCCGCCGGCCTCGTCCACGATCTGGTGGTGCTGCCCCACCAGCTCCCGGCCTGTGTCGAGGCGGCTGCCCGGCTGCCCGGACTCACCTTCGTCCTGGACCACCTGGGCAAGCCCCCGATCGCCTCCGGCGTGCTGGAGCCCTGGGCGTCCCGGGTGCGGGCCCTCGCGGCGCTGCCCAACACGGTGTGCAAGCTGTCCGGCATGGTCACCGAGGCCGACCCCGCGTCCTGGACCGCCGAGGACCTGCGCCCGTACGCGGACACGGTGCTGGAGGCCTTCGGCCCGGCCCGGCTGATGTTCGGCTCGGACTGGCCGGTGTGCACGCCCACCGCGTCCTACGGCGAAGTACTGGAGCTCGCACGGCAGTTGACGGACCCGGCCACGCACACGGAGATCTTCGGAGCCACCGCGGTCCGGGTCTACGACCTCTGA
- a CDS encoding L-rhamnose mutarotase, translating into MRVALHTRVRADRIAAYEAAHREVPKELTDAIRAAGAVSWTIWRSGVDLFHLLECEDYARLLAELEKLPVNVEWQARMAGLLEVVHDYSDEGAAAGLPVVWELP; encoded by the coding sequence ATGAGGGTCGCCCTGCACACCAGGGTCCGCGCGGACCGCATCGCCGCGTACGAGGCCGCCCACCGTGAGGTGCCGAAGGAACTGACCGACGCCATCCGCGCCGCCGGCGCCGTCTCATGGACGATCTGGCGAAGCGGCGTCGACCTGTTCCACCTGCTGGAGTGCGAGGACTACGCACGCCTCCTCGCCGAGCTGGAGAAACTTCCGGTCAACGTGGAGTGGCAGGCGCGGATGGCCGGGCTGCTCGAGGTGGTGCACGACTACTCCGACGAGGGCGCCGCCGCCGGCCTGCCCGTCGTGTGGGAGCTGCCATGA
- a CDS encoding zf-HC2 domain-containing protein, which produces MRSLERHRDVGAYALGVLDEAEAFRFEDHLMECPQCAAQVTEFGPTARQMMLYRRATPRAVHPFAGPGPQLLDRLLAEVAVRHRAVRRRVLYAVAASVVVALAGPVLAMMAGGGSGGGESAVRVTATDEKSGVWAQVTTENEAWGSHVQLEVKDGAGPRSCRLIAVGLDGSEQTVTSWNVPEHDARPNTMQGAAAWHPDEIARYELRTSSGEHLVTLDAH; this is translated from the coding sequence ATGAGGTCCCTGGAAAGGCATCGCGACGTCGGCGCGTACGCGCTCGGCGTGCTGGACGAAGCGGAAGCCTTCCGCTTCGAGGATCACCTCATGGAGTGTCCTCAATGTGCGGCGCAGGTAACCGAGTTCGGCCCCACCGCACGACAGATGATGCTCTACCGGCGCGCCACCCCGCGCGCCGTGCACCCCTTCGCCGGGCCCGGCCCGCAGCTGCTGGACCGGCTGCTCGCCGAGGTGGCGGTCCGGCACCGGGCCGTGCGCCGGCGGGTCCTGTACGCGGTGGCCGCCTCGGTGGTGGTCGCCCTGGCCGGCCCCGTGCTCGCGATGATGGCGGGCGGCGGCAGCGGCGGCGGCGAGAGCGCCGTACGGGTCACCGCGACGGACGAGAAGTCCGGGGTGTGGGCGCAGGTCACCACCGAGAACGAGGCCTGGGGCAGCCATGTGCAGCTGGAGGTCAAGGACGGGGCGGGCCCCCGCTCCTGCCGGCTGATCGCCGTCGGCCTCGACGGCTCCGAGCAGACGGTCACCAGCTGGAACGTCCCCGAGCACGACGCCCGCCCCAACACCATGCAGGGCGCCGCGGCCTGGCACCCCGACGAGATCGCCCGCTACGAGCTGCGCACCTCGTCCGGAGAGCACCTGGTGACGCTCGACGCCCACTGA
- a CDS encoding FadR/GntR family transcriptional regulator has protein sequence MENSPRSGTGAVKGTVTQRAIERIKAMITDGLLEPGQRLPTERDLAAQLGISRSSMREAIRALTVLGVLEARHGSGIYVTALNAGDLLETFGVVADLSRGPRLVELLQVRRILESTATALAAARITPDQLAVVEGHLAAMNATDDPEEILAHDLEFHRVIAAAAGNETMAAILDGLSSRTFRARVWRGYQEEGAFARTRREHAAIHRALAARDPEAARAAAASHVGEVEEWLRAQVRAESRPPLDAGLPAGQSSPRTRQ, from the coding sequence GTGGAAAACTCCCCGCGCAGCGGGACCGGCGCCGTGAAGGGCACGGTGACCCAGCGCGCCATCGAGCGGATCAAGGCGATGATCACCGACGGGCTGCTGGAGCCGGGCCAGCGGCTGCCGACCGAGCGTGATCTGGCGGCCCAGCTGGGCATCTCCCGCAGCTCGATGCGCGAGGCCATCCGGGCGCTCACCGTGCTGGGGGTGCTGGAGGCCCGGCACGGTTCCGGGATCTACGTCACCGCGCTGAACGCGGGTGATCTGCTGGAGACGTTCGGCGTGGTCGCCGATCTGTCCCGGGGACCGCGTCTGGTCGAACTGCTCCAGGTGCGCCGGATCCTGGAGTCGACGGCCACCGCGCTGGCGGCGGCCCGCATTACCCCGGACCAACTGGCCGTCGTCGAGGGGCATCTGGCGGCGATGAACGCGACGGACGACCCGGAGGAGATCCTCGCGCACGACCTGGAGTTCCACCGGGTGATCGCGGCGGCCGCCGGCAACGAGACGATGGCGGCGATCCTCGACGGTCTCTCCTCGCGCACCTTCCGGGCCCGGGTGTGGCGCGGCTACCAGGAGGAGGGCGCCTTCGCCCGCACCCGCCGGGAGCACGCCGCGATCCACCGCGCGCTGGCCGCCCGGGATCCGGAGGCCGCCCGGGCGGCGGCGGCCTCCCATGTGGGCGAGGTGGAGGAGTGGCTTCGGGCCCAGGTGCGTGCCGAGTCACGGCCGCCTCTCGACGCGGGACTCCCTGCGGGGCAGAGTTCTCCTCGTACCCGCCAGTAG
- a CDS encoding Fpg/Nei family DNA glycosylase: MPELPEVEALKDFLAGHLVGRGIVRVLPVAISVLKTYDPPVTALEGREVTAVRRHGKFLDLATGDGPHLVTHLARAGWLHWKDSLPDGPPPRPGKGPLALRVALETGEGFDLTEAGTQKRLAVYVVHDPREVPGVARLGPDPLADDFDEARFAGLLAGERRQLKGALRDQGLIAGVGNAYSDEILHAARMSPFKLAASLTPEETHTLYEALRTTLTEAVDRSRGVAAGRLKAEKKSGLRVHGRTGEPCPVCGDTVREVSFSDSSLQYCPTCQTGGKPLADRRMSRLLK; the protein is encoded by the coding sequence ATGCCGGAACTTCCCGAGGTCGAAGCGCTCAAGGACTTCCTGGCCGGACATCTCGTCGGCCGCGGGATCGTCCGTGTCCTGCCCGTCGCGATCAGTGTGCTGAAGACGTACGACCCGCCCGTCACCGCGCTCGAGGGCCGTGAGGTCACCGCCGTGCGGCGGCACGGCAAGTTCCTCGACCTGGCGACGGGCGACGGCCCCCACCTCGTCACGCATCTGGCCCGCGCGGGCTGGCTGCACTGGAAGGACAGCCTTCCGGACGGTCCGCCGCCCCGCCCCGGCAAGGGGCCTTTGGCCCTGCGGGTCGCCCTGGAGACGGGGGAGGGCTTCGACCTGACGGAGGCCGGTACCCAGAAGCGGCTCGCGGTGTACGTCGTGCACGACCCGCGGGAGGTCCCCGGCGTCGCCCGACTGGGCCCCGACCCGCTCGCCGACGATTTCGACGAGGCCCGCTTCGCCGGCCTGCTCGCGGGTGAGCGCCGGCAGCTCAAGGGCGCCCTGCGCGACCAGGGCCTGATCGCGGGCGTCGGCAACGCCTACAGCGACGAGATCCTGCACGCGGCGAGGATGTCCCCGTTCAAGCTGGCGGCCTCGCTGACGCCGGAGGAGACCCACACCCTCTACGAGGCGCTGCGCACGACGCTCACGGAGGCGGTCGACCGCTCGCGGGGTGTGGCCGCGGGGCGCCTGAAGGCCGAGAAGAAAAGCGGTCTGCGGGTGCACGGCCGGACCGGTGAACCCTGTCCGGTCTGCGGCGACACCGTCAGAGAGGTCTCCTTCAGCGACTCCTCGCTCCAGTACTGCCCCACCTGTCAGACGGGCGGCAAGCCGCTGGCGGACCGGAGGATGTCACGGCTGCTGAAGTAG
- a CDS encoding lipase maturation factor family protein — MDWFTAPEYGLSRLVFQRALAGLYLVAFLTAALQFRALLGERGMLPVPRFVERVPFRRAPSLFQLRYSDRLFAGCAWTGCAVSAALLAGLDGLLPLWAAMLLWLVPWALYLSIVNVGQTWYGFGWESLLLETGFLAVFLGNDEVAPPVLVLFLMRWILFRVEFGAGLIKMRGDACWRKLTCLYHHHETQPMPGPLSWFFHHLPKPLHRVEAAANHFTQLIVPFLLFAPQPIATAAASLMILTQLWLVLSGNFAWLNWITVVLAVPALELPAGSRPAPGAPLWYETVVLAAAALLLFLSHRPVVNMLSRRQVMNRSFDPLHLVNTYGAFGSVSRIRYEVVVEGTLDDVPREDSDWREYEFRGKPGDPRRRPRQFAPYHLRLDWMMWFAALSPAYAGAWFTALVERLLENDRDTLKLLRRSPFPPDEPPRHIRARLFRYRYTTWRELRETGAWWRRTYVREYLPPTRLAGTAQRS, encoded by the coding sequence GTGGACTGGTTCACCGCACCCGAGTACGGACTGAGCCGACTGGTGTTCCAGCGGGCCCTGGCCGGTCTGTACCTGGTGGCGTTCCTGACGGCGGCCCTCCAGTTCCGGGCGCTGCTCGGCGAGCGGGGGATGCTGCCGGTGCCCCGATTCGTCGAGCGGGTGCCCTTCCGGCGGGCGCCGAGCCTGTTCCAGCTGCGCTACTCCGACCGGCTGTTCGCGGGCTGCGCCTGGACGGGCTGTGCGGTCTCGGCGGCCCTGCTCGCCGGCCTCGACGGTCTGCTGCCCCTGTGGGCGGCGATGCTGCTGTGGCTGGTGCCGTGGGCGCTGTACCTGTCGATCGTCAACGTGGGCCAGACCTGGTACGGGTTCGGCTGGGAATCACTGCTGCTGGAGACCGGCTTCCTCGCCGTGTTCCTCGGCAACGACGAGGTCGCCCCGCCGGTCCTCGTGCTCTTCCTGATGCGCTGGATCCTGTTCCGGGTCGAGTTCGGCGCGGGTCTGATCAAGATGCGGGGCGACGCCTGCTGGCGGAAGCTGACCTGCCTCTACCACCACCACGAGACCCAGCCGATGCCCGGCCCGCTGAGCTGGTTCTTCCATCATCTGCCGAAGCCGCTGCACCGGGTGGAGGCGGCGGCCAACCACTTCACCCAACTCATCGTGCCGTTCCTGCTGTTCGCCCCCCAGCCGATCGCGACGGCGGCCGCGTCCCTGATGATCCTGACCCAGTTGTGGCTGGTGCTGTCGGGCAACTTCGCCTGGCTGAACTGGATCACCGTGGTCCTGGCCGTACCCGCGCTCGAACTGCCCGCCGGATCCCGGCCGGCCCCCGGCGCGCCCCTCTGGTACGAGACCGTGGTCCTCGCCGCGGCCGCACTCCTGCTGTTCCTCAGCCACCGCCCGGTGGTCAACATGCTCTCCCGACGCCAGGTCATGAACCGCTCCTTCGATCCGCTGCACCTGGTCAACACCTACGGAGCGTTCGGCAGCGTGAGCCGGATCCGCTACGAGGTGGTGGTCGAGGGCACGCTCGACGACGTGCCCCGCGAGGACTCCGACTGGCGGGAGTACGAGTTCAGGGGAAAGCCGGGCGATCCCCGGCGCCGGCCACGCCAGTTCGCCCCGTACCATCTGCGCCTGGACTGGATGATGTGGTTCGCGGCGCTCTCCCCCGCGTACGCCGGGGCGTGGTTCACCGCTCTGGTGGAGCGGCTGCTGGAGAACGACCGGGACACACTGAAGCTGCTGCGCCGCTCCCCGTTCCCGCCCGACGAGCCCCCGCGCCACATTCGCGCCCGTCTCTTCCGCTACCGCTACACGACCTGGCGGGAGTTGCGGGAGACGGGCGCGTGGTGGCGGCGGACGTATGTGCGGGAATACCTGCCGCCGACGCGGCTGGCGGGGACGGCTCAGAGGTCGTAG